The window GCCGGTAGCCCGGGTTGGGGACAGTGATCTCGATGTCGATGGCCCGGGTCTGTGGATTGGCGACAGGGCTGATGGTCGTCACCTTGGCGGTAAATACCTCATCGGGGTAGGCGGCCATTTTCAGTTGCACGGTCAGGCCAACGCGGACGAAACGGATCTTCAATTCGTCAACAGCCACAACCGCCTTGACCGTGTCGATATCCACGATGGCCATAATGGGAGTGGCGGGATTGACGCTGGCGCCGGGGTTGAGCATGATGCGCGAGACGGCCCCCTTGCCATCGCTCTTTATTTCATAAGGCTTGAAATCGTATCCGACTTCGTCACGGTTGATCACCGAAACCACGTCACCTTTTTTTACGGCGCTGCCCATCTGTACCAGGTTGCGCACAATCTTGCCGCTGACCTTGGGAAAGACCAGCACTTCAGTCTGAGCCTGGATGCTGCCCGAGGCGCGGACCATTTCCACGATCTCCCGCAGCCGGGGTTGAACGACGCGGACCGGGACGATTTTTTCCGGGACTTTCCGGTTCAGCGCTTCCTTCCTGGCCCGGATATTGACGCAGGCGCGATAGGACACCACGCCGATCAGCAGAACGGCGATGCACAGGGCGATGATTTTTTTCATGGCTTACTCCTGATAGATTTTCCGGCCGACGGTCCGGAACAAGCTGTAACGGTTCAAAATATAATTGACGGTGAACTGCAGGACGCTGAGGCGGGAATTGGCCAGGGCATTGTGCGCCTCGATCAGGTCGGTGGTCGAGATCAACCCCCTGGCGCTGCGCTCCTCGGCGATTTTCAACGCTTTCTGGGCATGACCCATTTTCACTTTTTCGATCGCCATTTTTTCTTCCAGGGTTCTCAGATCGGACGCCAGCTGGCGGATTTCGGCAGCGACGGCCTTTTCCTGGTCCTGGCGCTGCCGCCGCGCCATGTTCAGGCTGATCTCGGCCTGGGACACCTGGGCGCGGGTGCGAAAGCCGTCGAATAAGGGAAGCACCGCGGAGAGTGCCAACGTCCAATTGCCGCGCAGCTGGTCGACGCTGGGCAAAAAGCCGTTGCGAATTTCATACGTGAAGGCGGCCAGCAGGTTGGGCTTGTTGCCGGTCCTGGCCAGAGCCGCCTGGGTGGCCAGCAATGCTTCCTGATCGCGGAGCTGCTTGAACTCGACGCGGTTGGCCAAGGCCTCCTGCAGGAACTGCTGCTCGTCGACGGCCATAGGCTGGAAATCGAGCGGCTCGCCGACAACCAGATCCGCATCCAGCGGCCGGTTGGCGATGCGGTTGTAGGTCAGGATCAGTTTGCGCACCGAGTTGTTCAGGTCGGCCTTTTGCGAATCGATGGCGCTCATCTGCACCTGGATCAGCGAGAGGTCGAAATCGGAAGCCATGCCGGCTTCGAAACGGGCCTTGAGGATGTTCAGCTTCTGGGCGAAGAGTTCGCGGGTTTCGTCCAGGACCTTGACCGCCTCGCCGGCAAAAAGAAGATTGTAATAAATGGGGATCACCTGATAGGCCGTCATTTGGCGGACGGTTGCCGCCGCGTCTTCGGCCAAATCGAGGCCCAGCCGGCTTAGCTGCACGGCTTTCTGGCTCCGCCCCCAGTTGAACAGCTGCTGGCTGGCCACCAGGCGGAAACTGTAGTTGTTCGGCGAACTGAACTTGAAATGCATGACCTCGCCCCCCAGGTTGAAGTCGAATTCGCTGACCAGGCTGAGCCGCGAATAACCCGCCGTCAGGTTCACCTGGGGATAATAGAGGCTTTTGCTCTCGCTGATCTTCTGTTCGGCGCCGCTGACGGCTTCCTGAGCGATCTGGATGTTTTGGCTGTTGCGCACCGCCAGATTCACGAAACGCTGCAGGTCGAATCGTTCCTCGGCGCCGCCAAGCAACCAGGGAACAAAAACGAGCAGCCAGACGCATGTTTTCTGTATGGACATGGATTCACCTCGATTTGGCTTTGTTAGGCACGCGGGCATCGTTCTTCCGGCAGCTGAGCGAAATTTCGACCAGCGAACCCAGGGAATTCAGGAAGGACTCCCGCAAAGACACGGGCAGGGTGCCCAGATAGTCGTTCATGACGCGGACGAATGCCTGCTGGAAATTCTTGATCGTCGCCCGGCCGGCGGCGGTGACGGTCAGATTGGTCTTGCGCCGGTCGCGCTCGTTGCTGCAGCGCAACAACAGGCCGTCGCTGACCATACGGTCGAGCAGTTCGGAGAGGGTGTTTTTCTTATAGTGCACGCAATTGGAAAGATCGGTCAGGCAATGCGCCCCGCGCACAGCCATGGATTTTAGGATCATGTAACGGGCGATATTGGTCCGCCGGTCATGCCGGTCGGAACCCAGAAAGGCACCGCCGCTCAGCAGGTCGTGGAACATCGCACCCAGCTCGTTGAGGTGGGCGGCGATGAAAGGCAGGCGATCGATTTTATTCATGATACGAATATATCATGATGCGAAATAAAAAGCAAGATGTTTTTGTTAAGTTGCCGTTTCAGCCGGTTTTCAGCCGATCACGTCCTTCAGCTGCACCTCGGGATGGTGGTAGCGTTCGTAGGCCGGCGTTTTTTTGCCGTACTGGATCGCTTCCTGCGGGCACCACTGGATGCAGGCCAGGCACTGCTCGCAGCGATGCTGCCAGACGGGCTTTTCCGCCGTCAATACGATATTCTCCGCCGGGCAGACCTTGACGCAGATGCCGCAGGCGTTGCACTTGTCATCGCTCCAGAAATCCTTGTCCATTTTGGGGACCTGCTTGAAGGACAACTTGTAGATGGCGCTGAAAACGATCCGCTGCCACAGCGGGCCCCGCTCGATCAGGCCCGATCTCCGCCCGGTGAAAAAGTCCCCGGCCGCGGTGATTTTTTCCCGGGCCTGCCTGAACAACTCCTTCCGCCGCTCCTCCGGACCGGGCCCGCCCCAGGGGATGTAATTGCTGGGCAGGACAATGCTGAAGCCGGCGGCAAGCTTCGCCCCGCGCTTGGCCAGCACCCTGCTCAGCTGAATGAGCGTGCGCGAGACCTGGCCGGCGTTGACCGCCAGGGCGAAATAATACACATTGGGTTTCAGCGCCAGTTTTTTCAGGAAACGCAAAACCGGGCCCGGGACGCCCCACATGTGCACCGGGAAGACGAAACCCAGCGCCTCGGCGTCGCCGGACGTGAAAGCGTCCGCAGCCTTCATCGGCAGCAGCTTCGCGCCGCCCATCCGTTCAGCCAACAACCGCGCCGACCACAGCGAGTTTCCCGTTCCCGTATAATAAAAAATAACTGTTTGCATTTTTAACCTCGGTTGCGGTCATTTTAGAAGAAAATCCAGGAAAATTCAACGAACGACAGCACAAATCATCCGACGCCAAAGGGGAGGATCTGATTTGTCTGTCCCGCAGGGACAACCCTCTTTTCATCGGCCGCCCATTGGCGCCGATTTCGTTGTATAATGAAATAACCAGATGTTATTTAAAAGGAAAAGCATGAACACCGGTTACCTGTTCGACGAAATTTTTTTGCAACACCAACCCGGGGAAGACCACCCCGAATCGCCCCAGAGGCTCCTGGCCATCGACCAGGCGCTGCGGGCCATGCCCTTTTTCCCCGAGCTGATCCGCCTGCCCGTCAGGCAGGCCACGTTTAAAGAATTAAACCTTATCCATCACCAAAAATATGTGGAATTGGCCGAAAGGGAATGCGCGGCCGGCAGATCCAGCCTTTCCACCGGCGACAGCGATATTTGTCCGGAGAGTTTTCAAGTAGCCCTGAATGCGGCCGGAAGCGTTCTGGCCGCAGTTGATGCCGTGTTCGCTGGAACGATCGGCCGGGCTTTCTGCGCGGTGCGACCTCCCGGCCATCATGCCGGGCCCGAACGCGGCATGGGTTTTTGCCTGTTCAACAACGTCGCCCTGGCCGCCCGCTATGCCCAGAAAAAACATGGCGTAAAAAGGGTGTTGATCGCCGACTGGGATGTCCATCACGGCAACGGCACCCAGGATGTGTTCTACCGTGACGGTTCGGTGCTTTATTTCAGCACCCACCTTTTTCCCCATTACCCGGGAACCGGAGCAGCAACCGAGTGCGGCCTGGGAGCAGCGAAAGGACTGATCATCAACCGGCCGTTCCCGCATGGTGCCGGTAATCGGGAGATAGTCGGTGCCTTTCGCGATACGCTTCTCCCCGCCGCCCGCGCCTTTAAGCCCGATTTCACCCTGATCTCCGCCGGCTTCGATTCCCGCAAAAACGATCCCCTGGGCGGCTTCCGGGTGGATGACGACGGCTTCCGCGAACTGACCCGCATCATGCTGAACATCGCGGCGATCTCCGGAAAAGGCCGCCTGGTTTCGGTGCTGGAAGGGGGGTACGACCTGGCCGGGTTGGCCGCGGCCGTTTGCGCCCATCTGGATGAACTGCAGCACGGCGACTAGGGTCGCATTCCAAGCCAGCGCCGCAGAAAAAATGGGGCGCGGCCCCAGATAAAAATTAGATTCCGGCCAACTCCACCAACCAGGCCTTGACGAAAGCGTGGGCAGTGCTGGTGGCTTCCCGGCCGGCGCGGAAACAGATCTTCCATGCGGAGGGTTTCCGCTCGTAATCATCCCGTACGAAGACCATCTTCCCGTCGCGCGGCGTCAGCTGCGCCGAGAAATCGACGTCGGCGCTGATAGCCAGGAGATCGCTGAGACGCTTTTTTATCAGGACCCGGAAATCAGCGGGAAATTGCTCTTCCCAGTTTTTGAGCTCCTGTTCATAGCGCTGCTTGTCTTCGACGCACGCCGCTTCGGTCATCTGGCGCAGGAGCTCCCTTTGTTGCGGGTTCTTTTCCATCGCCTCCATCTGGGCGCGCATCTGCTGGATGGTCGTCTCCATGGTTTTCTTCATCTCGGCATCCATGCCGGCCATGCTTTTACGCGTTTCGGCGATCTGTTTTTCAAATTCGGCTCTTTGCCCCTTCAATGCCTCATCGGCGGAGGGGCGGATGGCCGGCGGCTTTGGCTTTTTGTTGCCGCGGAATTCCAGGTACGATTTCTTGAATTCATCGCCCTGGACATAGGCCTTGATCCAACCCAGTCCGGCCTGGACGATCGCCGCCCTGGCCGCGACCGGGAGAGCTTTAAAGGCCGCGATCGCTTCGTAGTTGTAGACGCTGCCGCTGGCCAGGGAAGCCATGATGCTTTCCTTGGCTGAGGCCGGATCCAGCCCCAGCTTCGCCAGGATGTCGGATCCGCTTTGCGCCGCGGCCATGCCGTTGCCGGCGATGAGCCAGGCGAGTCCCCAAAAAAGAATGCCCGCTTTTTGCCATTCGCTTTTTGTGCTTTTCATGAGCGCATTGTAAGCGAATCGGGGTTGAAGTCAATAGCGAGCGGCGCTTCGGGGGGAGGCCAATTTGCCCGGACAAAAAATTTGCGCTACAATAGCCGTCTACCGAGGTGAGTTCATGAGTTGGATTACGATCAAGGAAATTTTCGCCGACCCGGCGCGGCTGCTGGCAAGCGAGCTGGAAGTCCGCGGCTGGATCCGCACCCAGCGCACATCGAAAAATCTGGCTTTTATCGAACTGAACGACGGTTCCTGTTTTAAAAACCTGCAGATCGTCTACGACGACGAGCTGGCCAATTTCGGCGATGCGACCAAGTTCCCGCTCGGCTCGGCCCTGAAAGTCAGCGGCCGGCTGCTGCCCTCGCCGGCGGCCGGGCAGCCCTTCGAGCTGAAGGCCGAATCGATCGCAGCGATCGGCCTCGCCAGCCTGGAGTACCCGCTGCAGAAGAAACGCCATTCCTTCGAGTTCCTGCGCACCATCCCTCATCTGCGGCCGCGCACCAACACCTTCATGGCCGTGTTCAGGGTACGCAGCCTGCTGGCCTACGCCATCCACAAGTTTTTCTACGAGCGGGGCTTTGTCTACGTGCACACGCCGATCATCACCGCCAGCGACGCCGAGGGGGCGGGGCAGATGTTCCGCGTCACCACCCTGGACGCCAAGAACCCGCCGCGCGACGAGCGGGGGGAGATCGATTTTCATCAAGATTTCTTCGGCCGCGAGACCAACCTGACCGTCAGCGGCCAGCTGAACGTCGAGGGTTTCTGCCTGGCTTTCAACCGCGTTTATACCTTCGGCCCGACCTTCCGCGCCGAAAATTCCAACACCCAGCGCCACGCCTCCGAGTTCTGGATGATCGAGCCCGAAATCGCCTTCGCCGACCTGGCCGACGACATGCTCCTGGCCGAGGACATGCTGAAGTACGTCATCCGCTTCGTCCTGGAGAGTGCCCCTCAGGAAATGGAGTTTTTCAACCGCTTCATCGACACCAAGCTGCTACAGCGCCTGCAGCTGGTGCTCGACTCCAAGTTCGAGCACGTCAGCTACAGCCAGGCTATCCAGCTCCTGGAAAAAGCCGATACCACTTTCAACTACCCGGTCACATGGGGCAGCGATCTGCAAACCGAGCACGAGCGCTACCTGACAGAGAAAGTGTTCAAGAAACCGGTCTTCGTGACCGATTACCCCAAGACGATCAAGGCGTTTTACATGCGCGTCAACGACGACGGCCGCACCGTGGCCGCCATGGACCTGCTGGTGCCCGAGGTGGGCGAGATCATCGGCGGCAGCCAGCGCGAGGAGAGGCACGACGTGCTCAAGGCCAGGATCGCCGAGATGGGCCTCAAGGAGTCGGATTACCAGTGGTACCTGGACCTGCGCCGTTTCGGCGGCGCCCCGCACGCCGGTTTCGGCCTCGGCTTCGAGCGGGCGGTCATGTACCTGACCGGCATGGAAAACATCCGCGACGTCATCCCCTACCCGCGCACCCCCAACAGCGCGGAATTCTAATAAGCAAGGAGGAACCATGAAAAAGATCATTATTCCGCTGCTTTGCCTTTCCCTGTGCGGGCTGGTTGTCCCGTTGTCCGGGGCCGGGCCGAAGAACAAGGTCAAGTACGAGAAAAGATACGACGACCCGCTGCTCGAATCGCTGAAGCAGGAGCGGGAAAAGGAACAGGCGGCCCTCGACGAGGAAACGGCCAAGATCCGCAAGCGCCAGGCCGACGAGAAGGCCAAGGACAGGGAACAGGAGCTCAGCCTGCACTCGGACATGGCCGGCGTCTTCCCGCCGCCCTCCCCGGCCGCGTTCAAATCCGTCTTTCATTTCCCGCCGGTCGCCCAGTACAACACCAACACCTGCTGGAGCTTCGCCACCACCTCGTACTACGAGTCGGAGATCTTCCGCCTGAGCGGCAAGAAAATCAAGCTCTCCGAGATGTGGACCGTCTATTTCGAATACCTCGAGAAGGTCCGGCGATACGTTCGCGAACGCGGCGCCTCGCTGGTGGCCGAGGGGGGCGAGAGCAACGCCATCAACCGCATCTGGAAGGCCTACGGCATCGTCCCGGCCGAGGTGTATCCCGGCTATCCCGCCGGTCGCGACAAGCTGGACCACGCCCGGCTGATCGACGAGATCACCGCTTTCCTCGATTACGTCAAGGCCAACAACCTCTGGAACGAACAGGACGTGCTCAACCACGTCGCCATCATCCTGGACAAGTACATGGGAACGCCGCCGCAAACCTTCGTCTACAACGGCAAGGAGATGACGCCACTCGAATTCCTGAAGAACGAGACCGGGCTGGACATGGACAACTACCTCGACGTCATGTCGACCAGCTATTATCCGTTTTACACCTTCCAGGAATACGCCGTCCCCGACAACTGGTGGCACAGCAAGGAATACCTCAACGTCCCGCTCGACGTCTGGTACAACCTGATCATCAAGGCGATCAAAGCCGGCTACGGCGTCGGCATCGGCGGCGACGTCTCCGAGCCGGGCAAGCTGGGCTTCCAGGACGTCTGCTTCATCCCCAGCTTCGACATCCCAACCGAGTTCATCGATCAGGACGCGCGCGAATACCGCATCGACAACCACAGCAGCGAGGACGACCATGGCATCCACCTGGTTGGCTATACGCACACCAAGGGGCATGACTGGTTCCTGATCAAGGATTCGAACCGCTCTTCACGCTGGGGCAAGTTCAAGGGTTATTTCTTTTTCCGCGGCGACTACGTCAAGCTCAAGATGCTCACCTTCACCGTGCCCAAGAACCTGGTCAAGGACATCCTGGCCAAGGTGAAATAAAGGACAACCCTTTTTCCGGGAGGGCATCGCATGGACTGCTCGCCGCTGTGAAGGGCAAATTGTAGCCATTTCGGGCCGGCCGCTTCAGCCGTTGTTGTCGTAGACCTTGATGCGGCCGTACATGGAGAGAACGACGCGGCAGACTTTTTTCCCCAGCGCCAGTGTGATGGTGCACAGGGGCGACACAAAACCCAGCGGCGAGAAGACCGGCCGGCCGTTGGCGCCGATCGAAAGCTTTTCGCTCAAGGAGAAGCTGCGGAAAACCCGCCAGCCGTGGCCGTCGTCCATGCACAAGCGCAGGCAGCCGCGGGCCACCTCGGCCCGCACCGGACAATTTTCCTGGATGGCGGTGTAGCGGGCCGTGCTCAGGGCCGCGGTCACCGTGCGCAGGCCGGTGTGCATCTCCAAGCGCGCGAAAAACGAATGCAGGCCGGGAACCACGGCCGTGACCAGGAATGCGAACAGAAAAACCGTCACCAGCAATTCGACCACCGTCAGACCTTTTTTATTCATCATTTCCCTCCGCAATGTATTGGACGCAAAAATTCTGCAGGCACTGGAAGTGCTGCAAGCGGAAGCGGTCCGGAAAATCGAACCGGCCGGCGCGGGCCTCGACGCGCAGGATTCCCGAGTTCTGGATGTCGCCAGCGATGAGGCTGCCGGTTATTTTTGTTGATCCGCTGCCATGGACCAGGTTGCCGGCGGCCAGCAGATGGGCTTCGATGTCACGGCCGCTGCCGGCATCCGCGGCCAGGATGATGTCGGCATTGACCTCGTCGGCAGTGAAAAAATCCTGTTTACTGGTCATCAGCAGCAGGTTGGCAAACGTGCATGTTTGCAGGCCCAGGTTCTCGCCGCTCAGCCCCGAACTGACGGTCATCTGCCCAGACGCCAGGACCTGGATGCCGGCCCCGGCCGCGAAAGCCGCGTTCCCGGTTTGCGCGATCGCCCGGATGTTGCCGTGGACGAATATCTTTTCGGCGAAGCCGAACCCGGTCACCGCCTCCCTGCCGCTCCAGAGCACCGAATCGCGGCCGGGCAGGTAGCTGAGTTCGAGGGAGCTGCCGTTCTGCCTGAAAACAATCGACTGCCGTCCGTTGGCAGCGGCAAACTCGAGCCGCTGCAGGTCGCCTTCCACAAAAATCGCCTTCACTGAACCGGCGGCCAGTGCTAAATAAATTCCCGGCGGAATGGGGGCTGCCCCCGGCTCGAGGTTGAATTTTTCCCTGATCTGACGCCAATCGGGGAATTTTCCCTCCAGCTGCAGCGCCTCGGCCAGCAAGGGGCGGCAGTCGGCCGCGACCAGCGGGTTGCCGGGAAGGGGGACGACAGCAGCGGACCACTCGACCCCCTTGCCGGTCAGATAATCGGCTTGGGCGGCCGCCATTTCCCTGTTCACCAGCAGCGGTAGCTCGGAGAAGGGAATGTCCCCTTTAAGCAGGTCGACCGAAGCCTGGCCGAAGCAGGCCAGCCGGCTGTTTTCCCGGCCTGCCGACAAACGGTTGAAGATTCTGACTCTAACAAAACCGTTCCCCGGGGCCAGCGCCCGCCGGCTGAAACTGCTTTTAACCAGGACACCGCCAACGCGCGCATCGGGGAAATTGGCCTGGTTGAAAAAATCGTTTTCCGGGTCTGAGAATTGGTTCATGTCGCTGTTGTCCAGCTGCAACCGGTAGCGGTGCAGCTGCAGCAAAAGCGCCTGCTCCAGTCCGCCGGCAACCTGCCACTTGCTGCGCCGGGCGCCGATGATCTTGCTGTGCAGCAGCGAATGCGTCAGCAGGGCCAGGCCGGACAGCGACAGCAGGAGCGTGATCAGGACCGCGATGACGATGTTGCCGCGCCGCTTCATGGCTGCACCAGGTTGAGCAGGAAGATGTAGCCGCGGATCTGCTCTTTTTTGTTGACTTCGATGCGGTACAGGACCGAGTTGGCATCAGGAAAGAAGGTCACGTAAAAATCGCTGACCTCCTCCAGGAGCGGCTGGAAATTCCCCTTGTCGGACTTGCGCTTCAGGATGCGCTGGGCCGGATAGAACTTGTATTCCACTTTTTTCACCGCGATCACCGGGCTGTTGCCGGGAAAATCGCTGCGCAGTGAGTTTTTCAATACCAGGACGCCGCCGGACAAATCGGCGATCTCGTTGAATTCCCATTTCCCCTGCTCCAGGTTATAAACAAGGATGATCCTGTCCTTTTTGAAAAATTCGTTCCTGGTGATCTTCAGCGTCTGCTGGCCGGTCAGGGCATTTTCCAGGAGCGCTTCGTCGGCCAGCCCGTAAATGACCTTGAAGCTGCCCTGGGAGCTTTCAAAAGCCGGGATGTTGAAAAATTTGCCGGCCTCCTGCAGGCGCATGCCGCATTTGTTCAAGTCGGCCTTGATGGTGTCGACGGTATGAAATACCGCTTCCAGCCGTTCCTGGTTGCTGGTGATTTTCTTTGCCACCCGCCCGGTTTCCACGGCATGGGCGATGATCACCGTCAGGATCCCCAAACCCAGGGAAAGGGAGACGAGCATCTCCAAAACGCCAAAACCTTTAAT of the Candidatus Aminicenantes bacterium genome contains:
- a CDS encoding EFR1 family ferrodoxin (N-terminal region resembles flavodoxins. C-terminal ferrodoxin region binds two 4Fe-4S clusters.); protein product: MQTVIFYYTGTGNSLWSARLLAERMGGAKLLPMKAADAFTSGDAEALGFVFPVHMWGVPGPVLRFLKKLALKPNVYYFALAVNAGQVSRTLIQLSRVLAKRGAKLAAGFSIVLPSNYIPWGGPGPEERRKELFRQAREKITAAGDFFTGRRSGLIERGPLWQRIVFSAIYKLSFKQVPKMDKDFWSDDKCNACGICVKVCPAENIVLTAEKPVWQHRCEQCLACIQWCPQEAIQYGKKTPAYERYHHPEVQLKDVIG
- a CDS encoding histone deacetylase; the protein is MNTGYLFDEIFLQHQPGEDHPESPQRLLAIDQALRAMPFFPELIRLPVRQATFKELNLIHHQKYVELAERECAAGRSSLSTGDSDICPESFQVALNAAGSVLAAVDAVFAGTIGRAFCAVRPPGHHAGPERGMGFCLFNNVALAARYAQKKHGVKRVLIADWDVHHGNGTQDVFYRDGSVLYFSTHLFPHYPGTGAATECGLGAAKGLIINRPFPHGAGNREIVGAFRDTLLPAARAFKPDFTLISAGFDSRKNDPLGGFRVDDDGFRELTRIMLNIAAISGKGRLVSVLEGGYDLAGLAAAVCAHLDELQHGD
- a CDS encoding efflux RND transporter periplasmic adaptor subunit is translated as MKKIIALCIAVLLIGVVSYRACVNIRARKEALNRKVPEKIVPVRVVQPRLREIVEMVRASGSIQAQTEVLVFPKVSGKIVRNLVQMGSAVKKGDVVSVINRDEVGYDFKPYEIKSDGKGAVSRIMLNPGASVNPATPIMAIVDIDTVKAVVAVDELKIRFVRVGLTVQLKMAAYPDEVFTAKVTTISPVANPQTRAIDIEITVPNPGYR
- the asnS gene encoding asparagine--tRNA ligase; this translates as MSWITIKEIFADPARLLASELEVRGWIRTQRTSKNLAFIELNDGSCFKNLQIVYDDELANFGDATKFPLGSALKVSGRLLPSPAAGQPFELKAESIAAIGLASLEYPLQKKRHSFEFLRTIPHLRPRTNTFMAVFRVRSLLAYAIHKFFYERGFVYVHTPIITASDAEGAGQMFRVTTLDAKNPPRDERGEIDFHQDFFGRETNLTVSGQLNVEGFCLAFNRVYTFGPTFRAENSNTQRHASEFWMIEPEIAFADLADDMLLAEDMLKYVIRFVLESAPQEMEFFNRFIDTKLLQRLQLVLDSKFEHVSYSQAIQLLEKADTTFNYPVTWGSDLQTEHERYLTEKVFKKPVFVTDYPKTIKAFYMRVNDDGRTVAAMDLLVPEVGEIIGGSQREERHDVLKARIAEMGLKESDYQWYLDLRRFGGAPHAGFGLGFERAVMYLTGMENIRDVIPYPRTPNSAEF
- a CDS encoding MarR family transcriptional regulator — its product is MNKIDRLPFIAAHLNELGAMFHDLLSGGAFLGSDRHDRRTNIARYMILKSMAVRGAHCLTDLSNCVHYKKNTLSELLDRMVSDGLLLRCSNERDRRKTNLTVTAAGRATIKNFQQAFVRVMNDYLGTLPVSLRESFLNSLGSLVEISLSCRKNDARVPNKAKSR
- a CDS encoding TolC family protein yields the protein MSIQKTCVWLLVFVPWLLGGAEERFDLQRFVNLAVRNSQNIQIAQEAVSGAEQKISESKSLYYPQVNLTAGYSRLSLVSEFDFNLGGEVMHFKFSSPNNYSFRLVASQQLFNWGRSQKAVQLSRLGLDLAEDAAATVRQMTAYQVIPIYYNLLFAGEAVKVLDETRELFAQKLNILKARFEAGMASDFDLSLIQVQMSAIDSQKADLNNSVRKLILTYNRIANRPLDADLVVGEPLDFQPMAVDEQQFLQEALANRVEFKQLRDQEALLATQAALARTGNKPNLLAAFTYEIRNGFLPSVDQLRGNWTLALSAVLPLFDGFRTRAQVSQAEISLNMARRQRQDQEKAVAAEIRQLASDLRTLEEKMAIEKVKMGHAQKALKIAEERSARGLISTTDLIEAHNALANSRLSVLQFTVNYILNRYSLFRTVGRKIYQE
- a CDS encoding peptidase C1 translates to MKKIIIPLLCLSLCGLVVPLSGAGPKNKVKYEKRYDDPLLESLKQEREKEQAALDEETAKIRKRQADEKAKDREQELSLHSDMAGVFPPPSPAAFKSVFHFPPVAQYNTNTCWSFATTSYYESEIFRLSGKKIKLSEMWTVYFEYLEKVRRYVRERGASLVAEGGESNAINRIWKAYGIVPAEVYPGYPAGRDKLDHARLIDEITAFLDYVKANNLWNEQDVLNHVAIILDKYMGTPPQTFVYNGKEMTPLEFLKNETGLDMDNYLDVMSTSYYPFYTFQEYAVPDNWWHSKEYLNVPLDVWYNLIIKAIKAGYGVGIGGDVSEPGKLGFQDVCFIPSFDIPTEFIDQDAREYRIDNHSSEDDHGIHLVGYTHTKGHDWFLIKDSNRSSRWGKFKGYFFFRGDYVKLKMLTFTVPKNLVKDILAKVK